A window of the Microplitis mediator isolate UGA2020A chromosome 5, iyMicMedi2.1, whole genome shotgun sequence genome harbors these coding sequences:
- the LOC130668880 gene encoding protein windpipe isoform X1, with protein sequence MPVTRVACSSSLVVFMLTLVLLSEPRPSNGLCTFKKNGTFARCHYLEDVNTIDETPLEWLKSLKVLSAGRHLSADSGVFDNLTNLRHLDLSNGKLKTIDPSCFRHLRSLRSLDLSDNHLTHLSPGTLVELDHLESLNLKKNSLEQIPADIINLIDLKYLDISHNNLNCDCEFLKTRDSITKRGLSISKKTECNGPESLKGQLLIELETHRVCMIDEADSLEGMQMDQPLVPEGSGEGSGDAFDELEAEDIPEEDEKITNESEINGNTTSIPVEVSLTPETTTSGPGDDDDGIFFTEDADKHTTTTTTTTTTSTTSTATETDVETTTATENVETTAEVDKADELWGKEGSGDDDADDPWINEGSGEGSGSGIPHITWDDGVLQRNLDETNQENSTVSVSTSTTTSGGLFDSLFSILWGTTTESSPTSTTEDLDLEEEQFIKATSEATLHEEKPTEREEKTDSEVITPVHVVPVDSENIKPRVLDDGKLEQVKAETPVDVTGTTVDTKASDAVADTQQTQKGMGSYIVLAILLAVLATLIAFAAYKGNFCKGGRKRNDHNDNIDVENGTELKDLRKSLLETSNSVQPKIATNGNNSKPETRPLVKSAKEADDDIAKLHEDEPSARYIGTLSDSTVDPVKPPRKSFSPNDFDNENNKMDGTNEKIVTTPQLSSDPSIMRYPRVSNNRDIITNGNGTSNNRDSLSSLGGSPSIGSHSRLSNSRLNHDLQPPASPGAQRVKITLQDIPDSVPKTPLLITRTKAGENLVKTS encoded by the coding sequence atgccAGTGACGAGAGTAGCGTGTTCATCCTCGTTGGTAGTTTTTATGCTGACATTGGTATTGCTAAGTGAGCCAAGGCCTAGCAATGGACTCTGTACATTCAAGAAAAATGGTACCTTTGCAAGGTGTCACTATCTTGAGGATGTAAATACGATAGATGAAACACCACTTGAATGGttgaaaagtttaaaagtATTATCTGCTGGGCGGCATTTATCCGCAGACAGTGGAGTTTTTGATAATCTAACAAATTTACGTCATCTGGATCTTTCAAAtggtaaattaaaaacaatagaTCCCAGTTGTTTTCGTCATCTTCGTAGTTTACGGAGTCTCGATCTCTCTGACAATCATTTGACCCACTTGTCACCTGGTACTCTTGTAGAATTAGATCACCTTGAATCTTTGAACCTAAAGAAAAACTCACTTGAACAAATTCCTGCCGACATCATTAATCTGATCGATTTAAAGTATTTGGATATATCGCACAACAATCTTAACTGCGACTGTGAGTTTCTTAAAACACGTGACAGTATTACTAAGCGCGGCCTTTCAATATCGAAAAAGACCGAGTGTAATGGACCGGAAAGTTTAAAGGGACAGTTATTGATTGAATTAGAAACCCATCGGGTTTGTATGATCGATGAGGCCGATAGCCTTGAGGGCATGCAAATGGACCAACCGCTAGTCCCCGAAGGCTCGGGAGAAGGTTCCGGCGATGCTTTTGATGAACTGGAAGCCGAAGATATACCTGAAGAAGacgaaaaaataacaaacgaAAGCGAAATTAATGGTAACACGACTTCGATACCCGTCGAAGTATCTCTGACACCTGAGACTACGACTTCCGGTCCTGGTGATGACGATGACGGCATTTTTTTCACCGAAGATGCAGACAAACATACGACAACAACCACCACAACCACGACAACATCTACTACGTCTACTGCGACGGAAACTGATGTAGAAACGACGACAGCCACTGAAAATGTTGAAACAACTGCTGAAGTTGATAAAGCCGACGAACTGTGGGGTAAAGAAGGTTCTGGTGACGATGATGCCGATGATCCGTGGATTAATGAAGGCTCTGGTGAAGGTTCTGGCAGCGGAATTCCTCACATTACTTGGGACGATGGTGTCTTGCAGCGAAATCTAGATGAAACGAACCAAGAAAATTCTACTGTTTCTGTGTCAACATCGACTACTACATCTGGAGGCTTATTTGATTCACTGTTTAGTATACTCTGGGGCACGACTACAGAATCATCTCCGACTTCGACTACAGAAGATTTGGATCTTGAAGAAGAACAATTTATCAAAGCAACTTCAGAAGCTACTTTGCACGAAGAAAAACCTACAGAACGTGAAGAAAAAACTGACAGCGAAGTTATCACTCCGGTGCACGTGGTTCCAGTTGATAGCGAGAATATTAAACCGCGCGTTCTTGATGACGGTAAACTCGAGCAAGTAAAGGCAGAAACGCCAGTTGACGTTACTGGTACGACAGTCGACACAAAGGCGTCAGATGCCGTCGCGGATACACAACAAACGCAAAAAGGAATGGGCTCTTACATTGTGCTAGCTATTTTGTTGGCTGTACTTGCAACTTTAATCGCTTTTGCTGCTTACAAAGGAAATTTCTGCAAAGGCGGACGCAAACGCAATGATCACAACGACAATATTGACGTTGAAAATGGTACTGAGTTGAAGGACTTGAGAAAATCATTGCTGGAAACATCGAATTCGGTTCAACCAAAGATTGCCACTAATGGCAACAACAGTAAACCAGAAACTCGCCCGCTAGTTAAGTCCGCAAAGGAAGCTGATGATGATATTGCTAAGCTACACGAGGATGAACCCAGTGCCAGGTACATCGGGACACTGAGCGACTCAACTGTTGATCCCGTGAAACCCCCCAGGAAATCTTTTTCCCCGAACGATTTTGACAATGAGAACAATAAAATGGACGGTACtaatgaaaaaatagttaCTACACCTCAATTGTCATCTGATCCATCAATAATGCGATATCCCAGGGTATCTAATAACAGAGACATTATCACTAATGGTAATGGAACTAGTAATAATCGTGATTCACTTTCATCACTGGGTGGATCTCCATCAATTGGATCCCATTCACGTTTGTCTAACTCACGACTTAATCATGATTTACAGCCACCTGCTAGTCCTGGTGCTCAACGGGTTAAGATAACTCTTCAAGATATTCCTGACAGTGTACCGAAAACGCCACTACTAATTACGAGAACAAAAGCCGGCGAAAACCTAGTCAAGACATCctga
- the LOC130668880 gene encoding protein windpipe isoform X2: protein MPVTRVACSSSLVVFMLTLVLLSEPRPSNGLCTFKKNGTFARCHYLEDVNTIDETPLEWLKSLKVLSAGRHLSADSGVFDNLTNLRHLDLSNGKLKTIDPSCFRHLRSLRSLDLSDNHLTHLSPGTLVELDHLESLNLKKNSLEQIPADIINLIDLKYLDISHNNLNCDCEFLKTRDSITKRGLSISKKTECNGPESLKGQLLIELETHRVCMIDEADSLEGMQMDQPLVPEGSGEGSGDAFDELEAEDIPEEDEKITNESEINGNTTSIPVEVSLTPETTTSGPGDDDDGIFFTEDADKHTTTTTTTTTTSTTSTATETDVETTTATENVETTAEVDKADELWGKEGSGDDDADDPWINEGSGEGSGSGIPHITWDDGVLQRNLDETNQENSTVSVSTSTTTSGGLFDSLFSILWGTTTESSPTSTTEDLDLEEEQFIKATSEATLHEEKPTEREEKTDSEVITPVHVVPVDSENIKPRVLDDGKLEQVKAETPVDVTGTTVDTKASDAVADTQQTQKGMGSYIVLAILLAVLATLIAFAAYKGNFCKGGRKRNDHNDNIDVENGTELKDLRKSLLETSNSVQPKIATNGNNSKPETRPLVKSAKEADDDIAKLHEDEPSARYIGTLSDSTVDPVKPPRKSFSPNDFDNENNKMDGTNEKIVTTPQLSSDPSIMRYPRVSNNRDIITNATC, encoded by the exons atgccAGTGACGAGAGTAGCGTGTTCATCCTCGTTGGTAGTTTTTATGCTGACATTGGTATTGCTAAGTGAGCCAAGGCCTAGCAATGGACTCTGTACATTCAAGAAAAATGGTACCTTTGCAAGGTGTCACTATCTTGAGGATGTAAATACGATAGATGAAACACCACTTGAATGGttgaaaagtttaaaagtATTATCTGCTGGGCGGCATTTATCCGCAGACAGTGGAGTTTTTGATAATCTAACAAATTTACGTCATCTGGATCTTTCAAAtggtaaattaaaaacaatagaTCCCAGTTGTTTTCGTCATCTTCGTAGTTTACGGAGTCTCGATCTCTCTGACAATCATTTGACCCACTTGTCACCTGGTACTCTTGTAGAATTAGATCACCTTGAATCTTTGAACCTAAAGAAAAACTCACTTGAACAAATTCCTGCCGACATCATTAATCTGATCGATTTAAAGTATTTGGATATATCGCACAACAATCTTAACTGCGACTGTGAGTTTCTTAAAACACGTGACAGTATTACTAAGCGCGGCCTTTCAATATCGAAAAAGACCGAGTGTAATGGACCGGAAAGTTTAAAGGGACAGTTATTGATTGAATTAGAAACCCATCGGGTTTGTATGATCGATGAGGCCGATAGCCTTGAGGGCATGCAAATGGACCAACCGCTAGTCCCCGAAGGCTCGGGAGAAGGTTCCGGCGATGCTTTTGATGAACTGGAAGCCGAAGATATACCTGAAGAAGacgaaaaaataacaaacgaAAGCGAAATTAATGGTAACACGACTTCGATACCCGTCGAAGTATCTCTGACACCTGAGACTACGACTTCCGGTCCTGGTGATGACGATGACGGCATTTTTTTCACCGAAGATGCAGACAAACATACGACAACAACCACCACAACCACGACAACATCTACTACGTCTACTGCGACGGAAACTGATGTAGAAACGACGACAGCCACTGAAAATGTTGAAACAACTGCTGAAGTTGATAAAGCCGACGAACTGTGGGGTAAAGAAGGTTCTGGTGACGATGATGCCGATGATCCGTGGATTAATGAAGGCTCTGGTGAAGGTTCTGGCAGCGGAATTCCTCACATTACTTGGGACGATGGTGTCTTGCAGCGAAATCTAGATGAAACGAACCAAGAAAATTCTACTGTTTCTGTGTCAACATCGACTACTACATCTGGAGGCTTATTTGATTCACTGTTTAGTATACTCTGGGGCACGACTACAGAATCATCTCCGACTTCGACTACAGAAGATTTGGATCTTGAAGAAGAACAATTTATCAAAGCAACTTCAGAAGCTACTTTGCACGAAGAAAAACCTACAGAACGTGAAGAAAAAACTGACAGCGAAGTTATCACTCCGGTGCACGTGGTTCCAGTTGATAGCGAGAATATTAAACCGCGCGTTCTTGATGACGGTAAACTCGAGCAAGTAAAGGCAGAAACGCCAGTTGACGTTACTGGTACGACAGTCGACACAAAGGCGTCAGATGCCGTCGCGGATACACAACAAACGCAAAAAGGAATGGGCTCTTACATTGTGCTAGCTATTTTGTTGGCTGTACTTGCAACTTTAATCGCTTTTGCTGCTTACAAAGGAAATTTCTGCAAAGGCGGACGCAAACGCAATGATCACAACGACAATATTGACGTTGAAAATGGTACTGAGTTGAAGGACTTGAGAAAATCATTGCTGGAAACATCGAATTCGGTTCAACCAAAGATTGCCACTAATGGCAACAACAGTAAACCAGAAACTCGCCCGCTAGTTAAGTCCGCAAAGGAAGCTGATGATGATATTGCTAAGCTACACGAGGATGAACCCAGTGCCAGGTACATCGGGACACTGAGCGACTCAACTGTTGATCCCGTGAAACCCCCCAGGAAATCTTTTTCCCCGAACGATTTTGACAATGAGAACAATAAAATGGACGGTACtaatgaaaaaatagttaCTACACCTCAATTGTCATCTGATCCATCAATAATGCGATATCCCAGGGTATCTAATAACAGAGACATTATCACTAATG CCACCTGCTAG